The Pseudomonas bijieensis DNA window CATGCGTAACCAAGGTGTTTTGCACGTCGACACGCAGATCGTGGTGCCATTTTTCGATGTCGATTCGATGAACGTGGTCTGGCACGGCCACTACGTCAAATACCTGGAAGTGGCCCGCTGCGCCTTGCTCGACCTGATCGGCCACAACTACAACGACATGCTCGAATCCGGCCATGCGTGGCCGATCATCGACCTGCAACTGCGCTACGTGCGCAGCGCCGTGTTCGGCCAGGCGCTGACCGTGCGTGCCAGCCTGGTGGAATGGGAAAACCGACTGAAGATCAACTACCTGATCAGCGACGCCACCACAGGCGAACGCTTGACCCGCGCCAGTTCGGTACAAGTGGCCGTGGACCTCGCCAGTCGCGAAATGCTGTTGGCCTCGCCTCGGGTCTTTGTCCAAGCCGTTGAAAGGAAACTGCCATGAAGCGCCTGTCAGTCTGGCTGTTGCTGTGCTGCCTGGCGCCCCTGGCCCAGGCGTTCGACTTACAACAGCTGAGCGACCAACTGGCCCGCCCGGAAGTGATCCACGGGCAGTTCATCCAGGAAAAACACCTGCGCGCCCTGCCCCAGCCACTCACCAGCAAGGGACGCTTCGTGCTGGCGAAAAAACACGGCCTGCTGTGGCTGCTGCAAACCCCGCTGCAACAGGACTACCGCATCACCCCCCAGGGCATCGCCCGGCGGGACGGCAACGCCTGGCAGATGTTGCCGAACAAGAGCGCCGGGGCCGAGCAGAACCGCTTGTTCCTGGCGGTATTGCAGGGCGACAGCAGTGGCTTGCTGCGGGACTTCGAACTGAGCCTGTCGGGCGAGCCACAACAGTGGGAACTCACCCTGACCCCACGCTCGGTGCTGCTCAAGCAGGTCTTCAACCAGATCAACATCGACGGCGGCGAACTGGTGCAGCGCATCGAACTGCTGGAAACCCAGGGCGACAGCACCGTGCTGCGCATGCAGGACAGCATCAGCACGCAACCCTTGAGCGAAGCGGAGCAACATGATTTTGCCGAGTGAACGGATGCTGCCCCGGCTGTTCCTGGTCCTGCTGCTGGCAGTGCTGGCGCTCGCCGGTTGGCAATGGCGCAATGGCGCACCGCTGTCGGCCAATCTCATGGAGCTGGTGCCGGGCACGTCGCCCGATGCCCTGGAGCTGATCGCCGAGCAACGCATGCAGGAGCCGCTCAATCGTGAAGTGCTGGTGTTGGTCGGCCACACCGACCGCCAGCAAGCCATCGCCCTGGCACAGACCCTGGGTGAGCAATGGCAGGCCAGCGGCCTGTTCGACAAGGTCCAGTGGACGTTGCAGGCCGACTTGCCGGCGCTGCGCACGCAATTGCTCAACGGGCGGTTGGCGATGCTCTCGGCGGCGGACCGCCAGCAATTGATCGAGCAGCCCCAAGCGTTTATCCAACAACGGGTGCAGGCCCTGTTCGACCCATTCAGCGGCTTCAGCCTGGTGCCGAACCAGGACGACTGGCTGGGCCTGACCGGGCGCATCCAGAACAGCCAGCCACAACGCGGCGCGATCAAATTCGATATTGGCAGCGGTGCGTTGGTCGCCGATGCCGACGGTAAGAGCTGGGTGATGCTGCGGGCTCGCGCCCAGGGCAACGCCTTCGACATGAACCTGCCGTTGCAAGTGGCCGAACTGCTGCGGCGCAGCCGCGACCAGGCGGGCCAGGCCCAAGGGCAACTGCTGGCGGCCAGCGGCCTGCTGTACGCCGCCAGCGGCCAGCAACAGGCCTCGCGGGAAATCACCTGGGTCGGCGGCGGCGCGACGGTAGGCATCTTACTGCTGTTGTTACTGGCCTTCCGGCGTTTGCGCGTGTGGCTGGCGTTCGTGCCAGTGCTGGTGGGCATGCTGTTCGGCGCGGTGGCGTGCGTGGCCTTGTTCGGGCGCATGCATGTGATGACCCTGGTCCTGGGTTCCAGCCTGATCGGCGTCGCGGTGGACTACCCGCTGCACTACCTGTCCAAAAGCTGGAGCCTCAAGCCCTGGCGCAGCTGGCCGGCCTTGCGCCTGACTCTGCCGGGGCTGAGCCTGAGCCTGGCGACCACCTGCATCGGCTACCTGGCCCTGGCCTGGACGCCGTTCCCGGCCCTGACCCAGATCGCGATATTTTCCGCCGCCGGGCTGGTAGGCGCCTACTTGACCGCCGTCTGCCTGCTGCCAGCGTTGCTCAAGGGTGCCGATTTGCGTCCGGCCCAGTGGCCGCTGCGGCTGTGCGAATGCCTGCTCCAGACCCGCCAGGCGCTGTTGGCGCGGGTGCCCACGCCAGTGCTGCTGGTGTTGCTGCTGAGTTTTTGCGCAGGCGGCCTCTGGCACCTGACCACCAAAAACGACATTCGCCAGTGGATCGGCACGCCCCAGCACCTTACCGACGAAGCCCGCGACATCGCGCGCATCACCGGCTTCCAGCCCACCAGCCAGTTCTTCCTGATCCGCGCCGGCGACCAGGCACAACTGCTGGAGCGCCAGACCGCCCTCAACGAACGGCTGGATCAGTTGATCGGCCTGGAGAAACTCCAGGGCTACCTGTCGCTTAACCAACTGGTCAGCCCACCCGCCGAACAGCAGAAAGTGCGTGAGGCCCTGGCCCGCCTGCCAGCCTTCTGGCAACCGCTGCTGGACCTGGGCGTGCCGGTCGCCGCGCTGCAAACGGAGCTGGCGCAACTGCAAGCCTTGCCGGTGGAAGACATCGATGCAGCGTTGACCGGCCCCTTGGCCGAGCCCTATCGCACACTCTGGCTCGGCCCGACAGAACAAGGCGTGGCCGCCATGATCAGCCTGCAAGGCTTGAACGATGCCGCGCTGCTGCGGGTGCAGGCGGTGGATTTGCCAGGCGTGCAACTGGTGGATCGCCTGGGCGACCTGAACCGGGTCTTCGCCGCCACGCAGGTCAGCGCCGCCGAGTTGAAACTGGCCTCCTGCGTGCTGATTGTGCTGGTGCTGATCTGGCCGTTTGGCGTCGGCGGCGCCTTGCGCATCGTGGCACTGCCGCTGCTGGCTGCGCTGTGCAGCCTGGCGAGCCTCGGCTGGCTGGGGCAGCCACTGACCTTGTTCAGCCTGTTCGGCCTGTTGCTGGTGACGGCCATCGGCGTCGACTACGCGATCCTGATGCGCGAGCAGATCGGCGGTGCCGCCGTGAGCCTGCTGGGCACGTTCCTGGCGGCGGTCACCACCTGGCTGTCGTTCGGCCTGCTGGCGCTGTCCAGCACCCCGGCGGTGAGTAACTTCGGCCTGGCAGTGAGCCTGGGGCTGGCCTTCAGCTTCATGCTGGCGCCGTGGGCCGGGCATCAGGCCCACGCGGCTGCCGTCGCGGAGCCCGCCCCATGATGACCCTGCTGTTCTGGCTCATGGCCCTGGGCTTGTTCGCTGTCGCAACCCGCATAGGCTGTCGCTTCGGGTTGATCCCGATTGTCAGCCAGTTGTTGCTGGCGACCTTCGGCCTGCCCCTGCTGATGTATTTCTGGATCGAGCCGGGCTGGCAGCTCAGCGGCGCGCAACTGGTGTCGCCGGTGTGGCTGAAGAACCTCTACAGCCTCGCGTTCGCGCTGTTGCTGGGGCACATTCTCAGCGACGTGATCGACCTGCGCCTGGATCGCCAGAGCGTGAAGATCGCCCTGCCCAGCTTCGTCGTTCCGTTTGCCTGCGGCCTGGCGACAGCGTTCTGGCTGCTGCCGCCCCAACCCTGGATCAGTTCCCTGGCGGTGGGGCTGCTGTTTGCGATCACCGCGATCCCGGTGCTGTACCTGTACCTGCGTCACATCGACTATCCGCCCGCCGCCACACGGCGATTGGTGCAAACGGCGATCCTGATCGACCTGGCCTGCTGGAGCCTGTTCGGCCTGGCCCAGGGCAGCCTCCACTTGAGCAGCCTGTTGCTGCCGCTGGCCTGCGCCGGCGTGCCGCTGCTGTTGCGCCTGCTCGGCCTGCGCCAGCCGTTGCTGTACAGCGGCGGGTTCTTTGCGCTGTTGGTGGTGGCCGAGCACTACCGGCTCAATGCACTGATCGTCGGCATCGGCTATCTGCTGTGCATGGCCGCGCTCAAAGTGCCCTTGCGGCTACCGCTCGATGCCGCCTGGATGCAGGGTTTGCAGACGTACCTGGCGATCCCGCTGATCCTCACGTTCGGCATTGTGCAGATCAACGTCCACAGCGCCATGAACAGCCTCGACTGGGTGCAATTGACGGCGTTGCTGCTGTTGCCCATCGCCAGCAAACTGCTGGGCAACTGGCTGGGGCTGGGATGGGCCGCCGCTCCCTTCGCCGGCGCCAGTCGTTGGCGCGAAAGTGTCTTGCTGAATATTCGCGGCTTGAGTGAAATCGTCTTCCTCAATCTGCTCTTGCAACAACAGCTCATCAGCCCCGCGCTGTACTTCATGCTGATGCTGATGGGACTGATCGCGACATTGCTGCCGGCCTTGGCCGGTTTCCACCGTATTCCCTCGATTGCCGTCCCGGCCAGGAGCTCCAGTGCCAATAGTTGAAATGGAACGTCGGCAGGTCGTCGTCATCGGCGCAGGCCCTTCCGGCGCTATCGCGGCGGCGCTGCTCAAGCGCAAGGGCCACGATGTGCTGGTCATCGAGCGCCAGCATTTCCCCCGGTTCTCCATCGGCGAGAGCCTGTTGTCCCATTGCCTGGATTTCGTCGAAGAAGCCGGCATGCTCGACGCGGTGAATGCCGCTGGATTCCAGCGCAAGAACGGCGCCGCGTTCGCCTGGGGTGAGCGCTACAGCGCCTTCGATTTCGGCGACACCTTCAGCAACGGCAAGCCCACGACCTTCCAGGTGCAACGCGCCGACTTCGACAAACTGCTGGCCGACCAGGCTGCGCTGCAAGGCGTGGAGATCCGCTACGGCCAAGCCATTGCCTGCGCCGATTTCACTCTCGCCAAGCCGCAACTGGGCGTGCAGCGCGAAGACGGCAGCGAGTACCGGGTCGAAGCCGACTTCGTGCTCGATGCCAGCGGCTATGGCCGAGTCCTGCCGCGCCTGCTGGACCTTGAGGCACCGTCGAACTTCCCGGTGCGCCAGGCCGTGTTCACCCATATTGAAGATCGCATCGACGCGGCGACTTTCGACCGCGAAAAAATCCTCATCACCACCCATCCGAGCAAGCGCGACGTGTGGTTCTGGACCATTCCGTTCAGCGGCGGGCGTTGCTCGGTGGGCGTGGTCGCCGCCGCGGAACATTTCGCTGGCCGCACCGACGACCTCGATGCCTGCCTGCGCGGCTTCATCGACGAAACCCCAAGCCTGGCCGGCGTGCTGCGCAACGCCGTGTGGGACACCCCGGCGCGGACCATCGGCGGCTACTCGGCCAACGTCAAGACCCTGCATGGTCCTGGCTTCGCCCTGCTGGGCAACGCCGCGGAATTCCTCGACCCGGTATTCTCCTCCGGCGTGACCATCGCCATGCGTTCGGCGAGCATGGCCGCCGACGTACTCCACCGTCAGTTGCAAGGCCAAAGCGTGGACTGGCAAAGCGAGTTCGCCGAACCCCTCAAGCGCGGCGTCGACACCTTCCGCTGCTATGTCGAGGGCTGGTACGCCGGCACCTTCCAGGACGTGATTTTCTATACCGAAGGTTCGGACGACATCCGTCGCATGATCAGCTCGATCCTGGCCGGCTACGCCTGGGATCAGCGCAACCCGTTCGTCAGCGAACCCAAGCGGCGCCTGCGCATGCTTTCGGAAATCTGTGCGAGCCCGGCACCATGAGTCAGCAACCATGAGCTACCTGAGTGACAACTACGTCGAAGAAACCCGCTTCGGCTTCTGGTTCCTGCGCAGCCACACCTGGCAGCACCATGTGTTGCGCGTAGCGATCAACGACCTGCGCAGCCTGTTCAGCACCCCGCTGCCGGCCAACCCGGTGCTGCTGGATGCCGGCTGCGGCCAGGGCAAATCATTCCAGTACCTGCGTCAGGTGTTTGCGCCGCAACGCCTGATCGGCGTGGATGCCGACCCCCACAGTCTGGATCTGAGCCGTGAGGAAGCCGCGCGCCAGGGCATCACCGTGGAGCTGATCGGCAGCGACTGCGCGACATTGACGGTGCCCGATGCCAGCGTCGACCTGCTGTTCTGCCACCAGACCTTCCATCACCTGGTGGAGCAGGAAAAGGCCCTCGCCGAGTTCTATCGCGTACTCAAGCCCGGCGGCTACTTGATGTTCGCCGAATCCACCGAAGCCTACATCGACACCTGGGTGATTCGCTGGCTGTTCCGCCATCCCATGCACGTGCAGAAAAGCGCCGCGCAATACCTGGAGATGATCCGCGAGCAGGGTTTCCAGTTCGAGGCCCGCAACGTGTCCTACCCGTACCTGTGGTGGAGCCGTGCCAAGGATTTCGGCCTGCTGGAACGCTTTGGCCTGCGTCGTCCCAAGCCATTTGGCGAGCGGGAGGAAACCCTGGTCAACGTAGTGGCTCGCAAACCTCTCGAAGGGGCTGCCGGATGATCCGTGGCCTGCTGATCGCCTGTGTGTTGCTGCTCAGTGCCTGCGCCAGCCACGCGCCGCTGCCCGCGCGCATGCCGACCCTGGCGTTGCCGATGCAACTGCACATCGAGCGGACAATGGCCGGCCAACGCCAGGACTGGTTGCTGGTGATCCAGCGCGAAGACGCCAGCATCCGTTGGTCGATGATGGACCCGCTGGGCATTCCAGCGGCCCGTCAGCGCCTGGTCGCTGGCCAGTGGCAGGCCGACGGTCTGCTGCCGCCCAACGCCGAGGCCCGGGAGTTGTTCGCCGCGCTGCTGTTCGCCCTGACCCCCGAAGCCGAACTGCCCGACAACTACCCGGCCGCCCGGCAACAGGCGTCGCAACGGAGCCTCGATAGTCGCTGGCTGGTGCGCTACAAGCAGCCGCTGGATTTTGAACTGAGCCTGCCCCAAGGCCCCCGCTACCGCATCACACCGTTGACCGAGAACGCCCCATGACCGCCTATTTGAATGCCCTCGGGGTGATCTGCGCCCTGGGCCGCGACAGACATAGCGTCGCGCGCAACCTGTTTGCCGGCGACTGCTCGGGCGTGCGCATCGAGGATGGCTGGGTGGCCGAACGCGCCTTGCCGGTCGCCTCGGTGCCGGGGGAACTCGCGCCCATCCCCCCTGCCCTTGCGGCGCAACGCAGCCGCAACAACCAACTGCTGCTGGAAGCCGGGTTGCAGATTCGCGCAGAGATCGACCAGACCATCCAGGCCTATGGTCATGCCCGTATCGGCATCGTCCTGGGCACCAGCACGTCGGGCATCGATGAGGCCAGCCAGGGCATCGCCCACTACCTGCGCGAACAACGCTTCCCCGATGGCTACGACTATCAGCAACAGGAACTCAGCGCGCCGGCCAATTTTCTTTCCGACTGGCTCGGCCTGAGCGGTCCGTCCTACGTGATCTCCACGGCCTGCACCTCCAGCGCCCGCGCCTTGATGAGTGCCCGACGCCTGCTGGACCTGGGCCTGTGCGATGCCGTGCTGTGCGGTGGCGTGGACAGCCTGTGCAAACTGACCCTCAACGGTTTTTCCGCACTGGAAGCGGTATCGAGCGAACGCTGCAATCCGTTTTCGGTGAACCGCAGCGGCATCAACATCGGCGAAGCGGCGGTGCTGTTCCTGATGAGCAAGACCCCGGGAGACGGCCCCAGGATCGCCCTGCTGGGCGACGGCGCCAGCTCCGATGCCCATCATATTTCCGCCCCCGAGCCCAGCGGTCGCGGCGCCCGCCAGGCCATGGAAAAAGCCCTGCATTGCGCGGGCCTCGAAGCCAGCCAGATCGACTACCTGAACCTGCACGGCACCGCCACGCAGCACAACGACGCCATGGAGAGCCAGGCCGTGGCCGGGCTGTTCCCGGCGGGTGTGCCCTGCTCGTCCACCAAGCCCATGACCGGCCATACCCTCGGCGCGGCCGGGGCGCTGGAAGCGGCGTTCTGCTGGCTGGCCCTGAGCCCCCAAAACAGCGCCCAGGCCCTGCCACCGCATGTCTGGGACGGCCAGGCCGATCCTGCGTTGCCGGCGCTGGACTGGGTCACCGCCAGCACCCGCCTGAACCCGGCCATCCCGCGCCGCCTGATGAGCAATTCATTTGCCTTCGGCGGCAACAACGTCAGCCTGATTATCGGAGACGCCCCATGATTGACTGGCCGCTCGCCGAACTGCTGCCCCACGCAGGGGACATGATCCTCATCGACCGGATCCTGTCGTTCGATGACGAACAGATCCATACCCACACCACCGTCAAGCCTGGTGGTTTGTTCAACCGCGAAGACGGCGCGCTGCCGGCCTGGGTCGGCATCGAGCTGATGGCCCAGAGCGTCGCGGCGTTTGCCGGTTGCCATGCACGCCGGCGCGGCGATGCCGTGGAGCTGGGCTTTTTGCTCGGCACCCGCAAGTTCGAATGCAACGTCGACTGTTTTCCCGTCGGTGCCGAGCTGAGCATCCACGGCGTGCGCTCCCTGGAAGACGACAACGGCATGGGCGTGTTCGAATGCCACATCCACGCCCCCGGCATCCATGCCACGGCCCGGCTCAACGTTTTCCGTCCGCCCAAGGCCGCCCATTACCTTCATGAACCGTCCGCAACAGGAAACCCGTCATGACTGAATCCGTACTGGTCACCGGCTCCAGCCGTGGCATCGGCCGCGCCATCGCCCTGCGCCTGGCCGAGGCCGGGCACGACATCGTGCTGCATTGCCGCAGCGGCCGCGCCGAGGCCGAAGCGGTCCAGGCAGAAATCCAGGCCCTGGGCCGCCAGGCGCGAGTACTGCAATTCGACGTGTCCGACCGCGCTGCCTGCAAAGCGACTCTCGAAGCCGACGTCGAAACCCACGGCGCCTATTACGGCGTGGTGCTCAATGCCGGCCTGACCCGCGATGGCGCCTTCCCGGCCCTGAGCGAAGACGACTGGGATGTGGTGATGCGCACCAACCTCGACGGTTTCTACAACGTGCTGCACCCGGTGATGATGCCGATGATCCGGCGTCGCGCCGCCGGGCGGATCGTCTGCATCACCTCGGTCTCCGGGCTGATCGGTAATCGCGGGCAGGTCAACTACAGTGCTTCGAAGGCCGGTTTGATCGGTGCGGCGAAGGCGTTGGCAATCGAGCTGGGCAAGCGCAAGATCACCGTCAATTGCGTCGCGCCCGGCCTGATCGACACCGCCATGCTCGATGAAAACGTACCCGTGGAAGAACTGATGAAAATGATCCCCGCCCAGCGCATGGGCACTGCGCAAGAAGTGGCGGGTGCGGTGAATTTCCTGATGTCCGCCGAAGCCGGCTACATCACCCGGCAAGTCCTGGCCGTCAACGGAGGCTTGTGCTGATGAAGCGCGTTGTCGTCACCGGCATGGCCGGTATCACCTCCATAGGCAGCGACTGGGAAACCATCGCCGCCAACTTCGCCGCCAATCGCAGCGGCATCCGGCGCATGGATGAGTGGGACCGCTTCAGCGAACTGAACACGCGGCTGGCCGGCCCCATCGACGACTTCCAGGTCCCGGCCCACTGGACCCGCAAGCAATTGCGCAGCATGGGCCGCGTCTCGCGCCTGGCGGTCGCCGCGGCGGAACAGGCCCTGGCCGACGCAGGCCTGTTGGGCGAGGAGTCGATCAAGGACGGGCGCATGGGCGTGTCCTGTGGCTCGTCCACCGGCAGCACCGACGAAATCAAGGCGTTCGGCAACATGCTGCTCAACAGCGTGGCCGAAGGGCTGAACGCCAACTCCTACGTGCGGATGATGCCGCACACCACGGCAGCCAACATCAGCATCTTCTTTGGGCTGACCGGGCGCCTGATCCCCACCTCCAGCGCCTGCACCAGCGGCAGCCACGGCATCGGCTATGCCTACGAGGCCATCAAGTTCGGGCGCCTGCCGCTGATGCTGGCCGGTGGTGCCGAAGAGCTGTGCCCGACCGAAGCGATGGTCTTCGATGCGCTGTACGCCACCAGCCTGAAAAACGATGCGCCGCAAACCAGCCCACGTCCCTACGACAAGGGCCGCGATGGCCTGGTGATCGGCGAAGGTGCCGGCATACTGGTACTCGAAGAACTGGAACACGCCCTGGCCCGTGGCGCAAAAATCCATGCCGAGATCGTCGGCTTTGGCAGCAACGCCGACGGCCAGCACGCCACCCGACCCGAACTGAGCACCATGCGCCGGGCCATGGAGCTGGCCCTGGAAGACGCCGGCCTCGAACCCTCGGCCATCGGCTACGTCAACGGCCACGGCACCGCGACTGAGCAGGGCGACATCGCCGAGACCCTGGCCACCAGCAGCCTGTTTGGCGAACACATGCCCATCAGCTCGCAAAAGAGCTTCCTCGGCCACACCCTGGGTGCCTGCGGGGCGCTGGAGTCCTGGTTCAGCATCGAAATGATGAATCGCGACCTGTACGTGCACACCTTCAACCTCGATGAGGTCGATCCCCAGTGCGGCAAGCTCGATTACCTGCGCAACGAATTCCGGCCGATGAGCCACGAATACGTGATGAACAACAACTTCGCCTTTGGTGGGGTCAACACCTCGCTGATCTTCCGCCGCTGGCGCTGAATCGGATTCAAAACCCTGTTACCCCTCGTCAAGGAGACCATGATGTCGTTGAAGAAAATCGCCGTAACCGCCGCCCTGTTGCTCAGCACCCTGCCAAGCCTCAGCCAGGCCCGTGATACCGCGCTGTTCCTGCCGTTCGACAAAGTCGTCGCCGAGGCCATCCGCACCGGCAAGATCGACGGCAGCGTGAAGTTCTACCTGGCCGGCAACAAACCGGCCGGCAACGTCACCGTGATCAGCCCAGGGGCCGTGACCAACAAGAAAACCAACGCCTTCAACAAATCCGATGAGGTGGCTTGCGAATGGGTGCTGCAATCAGCCCTGATCAGCCTGCACCAAGCCGCCAAGAACGCCGGCGCCAACGCTGTCACCAACATCGTCAGCTTCTACAAGAGCAACGAACGCAAGGACCCGACCACCTATGAATGCCACGCTGGCGCGATCATGGCGGGCGTTGCGTTGAAAGGGGATCTGGCGAAGGTGCAATAAACCCGGATCCGCCGCAATCGCGAGCAGGCTCGCTCCCACAGTGGATCCAGGGTGTACGCAATCTGGTATGCCACCAAATCCTGTGGGAGCGAGCCTGCTCGCGATTGCAGTGGGTCAGCACCGATGATGTTGGCTGGGCTACCGTCATCACCTCTTCATTTGTAGGTAGCCCAGAGCACCGAAGGGATCAGTCGCGCTTTGCAGGGGCAGGTACTGTGGCTATCCAGCGTGCCGGCCATATGCCTGCCATGACTGACCATATGCGTGATGCCGCCGCTGATCTGATAGGTTTTTCCATCCCGGCCACACGAGACGCGATCACCTTCGCGGGCATGCAGCAGGCCAAACATGTTGCCCCTGCTATCGCCTTCCAGCACTTTCCCACCACAAGTGGTCTTGTCACCCAAGCCGATGAAGTACCCCTCTCTCATTGGATGTTCTCCTTCACCCCATTCGAGTGCAGGTAATGAACATCCGCCAGTTTGAGAGCGGGCAAAAAGTCATCTGCCATCGGCACGCCTTCACGCACGATGATCAGAAAACGTCGCTGAAGCGTATTGATGATCTCGTCGCCATTGCTCAAGCGGCTGCCCACCAGGGCGATGTTGCTATTGGCTGCCCCGGCGGCGGTTACGATCCGCGCGGTG harbors:
- a CDS encoding PAAR domain-containing protein, whose translation is MREGYFIGLGDKTTCGGKVLEGDSRGNMFGLLHAREGDRVSCGRDGKTYQISGGITHMVSHGRHMAGTLDSHSTCPCKARLIPSVLWATYK
- a CDS encoding excinuclease, which codes for MSLKKIAVTAALLLSTLPSLSQARDTALFLPFDKVVAEAIRTGKIDGSVKFYLAGNKPAGNVTVISPGAVTNKKTNAFNKSDEVACEWVLQSALISLHQAAKNAGANAVTNIVSFYKSNERKDPTTYECHAGAIMAGVALKGDLAKVQ